In Flammeovirgaceae bacterium, the sequence TTTCCATCACGGTAATATTTTTTTCATCGAATGAATAATACTGAAGGAGCGCTTGCCTCAGGCGCTGCATATCCTTAACAGGTTGATCAAGACTCACAATTCCCGGATCAGAATAAACCTGATTGGCTATGAGTAAAGCATAGTACTTATCCTTGTTAATAGTTCCGCTAAAAGGTTTGTGTTCTACCAAAAGTTTTTCCTGTGCCACATTACCGATTTTATCGGTAGCGTTAATAACCAAAGTACTCTCTGTATTAATCGGGACACTGAAATTGAATTGATAGCGATCAGGATATCCCTCAATCCGTTCTAATTTATTTCCATTAACCAGCACTTCCGTTACTCCACTAAGATCATTCACTTCCAGCAGCAACCGAACTGAAGACTGATGAACTGAGGATTTACGCGAACCGGAGGCAATGTCTTTCGAAGCCAGTAGTTTCGGGCTTAGGATAACAACCGAAGGTGGTGTGATATCGAACGGCTTCCATGGCTCAATATTCAGCACTGTGCAGTTATATAATTTTACTACCGGGGTGAGGTCAGCGGCAACAATAAACCTACCATCGTATGAAAACTGCGATGCGCATACCACCTGCGATAAATCGGTGATACGTTGAGTCATTTTTCCTGCCTTATCAAAAATGATAGCCTGGCCGTCTGCACCGCTGCTAATCAAATACTTTCCATCGGGGCTATAGTTTAAATCAGTAACCCAACTCCGATGCCCTGTGAGTGTGGAGTTTAATTCACCTGTTTGGGTATTCCAATGCCTTATGGTTTTATCATAACTTCCCGTTGTCAGGCTTTGTCCATCGCGACTAAATGCAATGGCACGAACCCAATCTTTATGGCCCCTCAAAGCATGTATTTGTTTGTTGTCTTCAACATCCCAAACAATAACAACATTATCGACCGAGCCCCAGGCGAGTTTTTTGCCATCGGGCGAAAATGCAAGGCAAAGGATTTTCTGGCCGGTCGATTGAAAAGTCTGAATCTTTTCCCGCGTGATACAATTCCAAAGGCTTACTTTTCCCTCGTCATTACCTGAAGCAAGTACTAAACCCGTTGGGCTGAAACTTAATGCCCGAACGGTACCGGTCGCACCATTGAGCTTAAGGGGTTTTGATTCCGTAAAGTCGTACAATGAAACATTTCCATCTTCACTGGAAGCCGCAACAAACCGGTTATCATAGCTTACCGCCATGGCATTGATCTTTGCGGCATGCGATGGAAGATTCCAAACATCCTGGCTGGCTGGTTCATACACTGACAGACTTCCTTTATCACCCCCGATGATAATTCGCCTGGAATTTGTGGTCACTACAACAACCCGAGCGTTTTCATCATTTGGCAGTTTGATTTTGTTTTGTTGAACAACTTGGGTATTGCCAATAATAACCGTCACACACTGAAGCAATGTTGTTATAAGGCATCTTTTCATATCAGAAGAAAGATTTTAAAAATCGCGCTTCTTTTTGCGCTTACTGAAGTAATACTTAAGGCCTCCCGAAAATTGAATAAACATTGGACCAATGATCTTGTCAGGTGTATTATTTGATACCTGGCCAATGTATAAGGCTTCTATTGCTCGTCCACTTTCTTCATCAAGATCCACCGCATGGAAGCCCCCCGAAATCGTTGCATAAAATCCACCAGTTAGTTTAAACTCAAGTCCAAGATCAAGGCCTACTC encodes:
- a CDS encoding caspase family protein; the protein is MTTNSRRIIIGGDKGSLSVYEPASQDVWNLPSHAAKINAMAVSYDNRFVAASSEDGNVSLYDFTESKPLKLNGATGTVRALSFSPTGLVLASGNDEGKVSLWNCITREKIQTFQSTGQKILCLAFSPDGKKLAWGSVDNVVIVWDVEDNKQIHALRGHKDWVRAIAFSRDGQSLTTGSYDKTIRHWNTQTGELNSTLTGHRSWVTDLNYSPDGKYLISSGADGQAIIFDKAGKMTQRITDLSQVVCASQFSYDGRFIVAADLTPVVKLYNCTVLNIEPWKPFDITPPSVVILSPKLLASKDIASGSRKSSVHQSSVRLLLEVNDLSGVTEVLVNGNKLERIEGYPDRYQFNFSVPINTESTLVINATDKIGNVAQEKLLVEHKPFSGTINKDKYYALLIANQVYSDPGIVSLDQPVKDMQRLRQALLQYYSFDEKNITVMENPNRNQLYAALDELQAKLDKLDNLLIFYAGHGYWDEQLQQGYWLPSDAEPNKRSTWLSNGTLRDYIGGIGARHTLLVTDACFSGGIFKSRSIFENASAAIETLYLRKSRKAMTSGTLEKVPDRSVFIDFLIRRLEQNQEPYITAEELFSGLRREVINNSPNNQVPQYGEIGQTGDEGGEFIFIRKN